The following DNA comes from Triticum aestivum cultivar Chinese Spring chromosome 3D, IWGSC CS RefSeq v2.1, whole genome shotgun sequence.
TACACATGTGAAGGAACAGCCAATCCTAAGAATGCAGGCGCATTTCCACTTACAGCAGCAGAGGTAGCACGTATCTGTCTGTACGCTTCAGCGTCATCTGGAAAAGCTTCTTCCAGCTCCTCAAGAAGATGCTTCCTCAGGCTCTGAGAAAAACATATTGACAATATCATTTCATCATTGTAATCGAGAACCAGCTCCTCTTGGGCGTTGTTTGGATAAGAGGCGGTATATGGAAAACGAGTTTGTACCAGGATTTTAGCAAAATCAGTTTTGCTAATTGATTTTTGGATTACCAATTTACATAATAACACGTTTGGGTTTGGAAAAGGGTAAAACTGGCTTGTGTATTTCCTTGTTTGGATAGATAACGATTAGCTTCCTTCCGTGACCTTCTCTCTCTTACTAACCCCAATTTTGGCCATTGCTGATGGCTTCGCAAGCTCCACCTGCGATTCTTCTTCTGTAGTTCGTTCTCAGCCCGTGGACGCCGGTGCACTCCTCCCCTTGTTTTGCGATGCCGGTGCACTCCTCCCAACGGGACGGCCTCGACGAGTTCGCGCAGAGAGGCTTCCCTGGTCGCCCATAGGCTCTGAACAAGGAGAGCTGCTGCTCGCGCTAATCCCGCAGTCTGCCGCCCCTCGGCGCTTGCCGTACAGGAGCGCCCCTCGTCGGCCCACATTGGTTCTGCTTGGGGAGCTGCTCCTCGAGTTCATCCCGTAGGTCCACCGCCCCTCGACGCCGGCTGTCCAGGAACATCCCTTGTCGCCCCGCATAGGATCTGCGCGGGGAGAACTGCTCCTCGAGCTCATCCGGCATGTCTGCCGCACCTCGATGCCGGACGTCCAGAGCATCCCTCTCGGCACCACATAGGTTCTGCTCGGGTCGAGTTGATTTGCAGGTCCGCCGCCCCTCAGACGCTGCCGTCCAGGCGCATCCGTACCATGCTCGACGCCGGCCACTTGACGGCGGCCATGTCGGGGCTGGAGGTGAGCGGCAGAAAACGCAAAACTGGCGCCACGAAGCTGTTGGGAAACGAGCCGTCGGAGGGGGAAGCGGTTACGATCACGTATATAGCGATCACGATTTTAGAAAAACGGATAATAGTAGATTTCCCACAAACCTGAAATCCAGGGTTTTGGAGAACCAAGTTTCCTATATACGTGGATTAGTGATCGTAGCCAAACAAGATTTTAGTCTGTTGAACCGTTTTCCTGGTTTATAGAGAACAGATTCTGTACATACGCCCTATCCAAACAACGCCTTGAAGTTCGTATAAAACACAGACAAAAAAAGTATCATAATAGTAGAGGAAACAATTAAACGAGCTTCTTGCGTCAATTTTGATCAAGAGTTCAGGACATATATCAGTGCACAAAGTCATACGAACTTTGACACGTAGAGTTGGAAGCAAAACATCACAGAAGAAAAATAGCAGGGCAAACATGGTGAAATGAATGCACAGCTTGAATTATAGTCAGAAGTACAAACGTAGCGATGAGGATACGAGGAGGTGAAAAGAAAAGTAGCCTCTCCTTATCACGGCCAAGATGATTTTATCACAAATTGAATTCATGGCTATCCGTGCACCAATAAATTATAACGAACGAACACTACAGAGTGGTGGGCCTTAGAGCTAGAGGTACACGTATTGGACATAAAATTGCATCTGCTGTTCTTATAAAGCTCGATAATACAGAGACAGGAATCTGCATCAACAACACAACAAAAACTGGTCCCACAGTTCTACATTCAGTTAGGGCAGATTACTGGCAGTCAATGGGGGTAACATGGAACACCAGAAAAGCTTTGAAAATGAAAAGTATTCTTAACAACTGATTGGCAGTAGTTTGTACACCATTACCAATTTAAAGTGGATAGGAAGGGGTTATTCTGTTCTTCTTAAGAATAAGTTGTTAAAGTGCAACTAAATTGCATGAAGGAATTTAATTCATGAAAACAGAGATGGATTCCCGTGATTGTAGTTTGGATGCCACTATATGGAATGAGATGGCTATGCTGGTTCCCTTTCACATGGCCAACACAATTTATCCCCTTCAAACTACACCAATGTCGACTTATATGAAAAAGCAGACTTCCCTGGCAGTAATACCAGTTATTATTTTCATCAAAAAGTTCCACTCAAAATAGATCAACAAGCTTTGTCAGTGTCGCTAATCTTCATCCATTGTGTCCTAAAATGCTACAAACTCTATCGAGTATATCTATGGGCTCGATTGGTTCATAGACAAACTTTTCCACACTTTCAACAACGATGCAAGCCATTCGTACCTTGAAAGCATCGGTCTTGCCCTTGGTGATCTGGTTCTTGGCGATGCAGCTGTTGAGCACGTCCCTGGTGAACTCATCGGGGTTCTTCCCGTCATCAATCAAACTAACAGCACAAGCAAAAAATCAGGAACACACAGTTCAGGCGAGAGGGTCAACAGCAAGGAGCGACGGAGCAAGAGACGAGACCAAACGATCTCACTTGACGACCTCCATGGGCACCTGGATGTTGCACCCGTCGGCGAGCTTCTGCATCGTGTCGAGCTCCGCCACGAGCGCGTTCCTGCACCGTACAACACACCAAACCTAAGGGATCCGCGCACGCAGAAAGGCCGCGGGATGAAATGGGGGGCGGGGGGGAGGCTTGCTGCGGGGGGTGCGGGGAGGCGAGGGAGCTTACAGGCGCTGGAGGAGGGGGAGCTGGGACGCGGAGCTGAAGGAGGAGACGTTGAGGTTGAGCTGGTGGAGCAGGCCCAGGGTCTTCTGGATCGAGCCCGTGACCTGCGCCAGGTTCTGCTTCGACGGGTCCTCGGGACGGTCCCCTCCCGCAACCCCTTGTACGCCGTTACCGgaagcggcggcggccgcggcggcggcagcggaagaAGAGTTCGGGGCGGTGCTGTCCATGCCGAAGTCGGAGGGGGAGATGACGGGGagctcttttttctttcttttttagatttttttttttgagtaTGCGCCGGCTAGGAGTTCTGGCGCCCCTgcagaaatgggccggcccatttcaccACTCGCGATGCAGTCCGTCGCCTGGGCGCTTTGGTTCGTCGCTCAACGGTTGAACGGTCGACGGTTGACCAGTTGACCGTCAGTCGTTGACTTCTCCAAGGGCATTGAAAATAAATATTCAGAAATttggaaaaaaaagttcatcggttttaaaAAGGTCCATCGAActtgaaaaaaatcataaatttgaaaaaaacaatcatcaaatttgaagaaaACCAAGATTTGGAAAAatgtttatcaaatttgaaaaagttaaTGCACTTTGAGTTGTGgacctccaattaagttgtggagctCGCCCCAATCTTGTTTGTGAAGGTATCAGTCGCCGTCTCCAAGGGCATTGCATAGTGGAATCGTGGCACCTTGTATCTTGCGAGGGCGCGAGGAGAATAGAATGAGCCATTTGTGGCGTTTGATGAGCAGTGCGCCGCCACATCCctccaacggagacgtacctcTCTCAAAGAATGGAACTCTGATGAGTGTTATTTTTATGGTCATCACACCTGAGTTTAAACAAGTTTATTTCATAAAAGCCGGGATATCCGCTCagggtgtttatatcctactcatgttcaTGGTCAATGTTAAATATTTGCAATGCATTATtatgaccattgttgctctctagttggtcgcttctcaatctatttgctagtcttcgtctgtactaagcggaaatactacttgtgcatcaaaaatcctGAACTCCAAAATTATgtcaatgagtccaccatacctacctatatacagcattaccctgtcgttccaagtaaatttgcatgtgtcatctctaatCATTTAAATATACATCTATTTTGAGTGcccataccgctcatgaagcgacGGGGCAGTCAATATCtttcatgctaagcgggttattctcatgatggatGTTTATTCACTTCTCATTGTATGAGAGAGGCTGGTAATTGAGATTCCCAGTCCTGTAatcaaaaataaagaaaaaatatactAAAACAACCCCCAGAGAAAGTTGATTGTTTGGAGGGCACCCGtgaattcggctagccatggcttctGCTTGTATGgttgagggggagtaaacttttCATTTCGTATGGGAACTAccaataatgtgtttagcatggaagatattgaaatccTTTGTTGTGATGTTGATAGGAAAAGCACACCACTCAAAatgtattcatctctattttaaagctttgagctcttgcacctctgcaaatctctgcttccctctgtgaagggtatTTCTATTTACTTTcattgttgagtcatcaccttctcattcAAAGCACcaatttggagagtgctattgccATTCTTAGTTTAACATGCATTGAGTCTAGTTAATGTTGGATGTGAGCATGACTGGACCTCTTCTACCCTGAATTACAATTCATCACTTTGGTATCAAATTCATATCTCgtgcaaattaccattactattatcaactctcaaaaagatttaagtgaagcacgagagcataaatatttcttcaaaacttatcatatcaactctcaaaataatataagtgaaacatgagagtgaatttctttaaaatttactaactctcaaaataatataagtgaagcatgagagtgcatttattcaaaataaaatcaTCACCATGCTAAAaaaggatttaagtgaagcactagagcaattgcctagctcaaaaaaattaagtgaaacatatagagcaattctaacaaatcatgataacatatggctttctcaaataggtgtgtccaacaaggatgattgtgacaaactaaaaataaaaacaattaaagactcatataatacaatacgctccaaacaaaactcatggcatgtgacgaataaaaatatagctccaagtaaaattaccgatggtcgttggaagaaagaggggatgtcttccggggcatccccaagcttagttgcttgggagtcttTGAATATTAACTtgtggtgcctcgggcatccccaagcttagcctcttgccactccttattccttcatccatcgtgatctcacccaaaatttgaaaacttcaaccgcacaaaacttaacaaaaccttcgtgagatccgttagtataataaagcaaatcaccactttaagtactgtttcaaacccattcatattttttattgcattatacctactatattctaactttaccatggcttataccccccgatacaatccgtagattcatcaaaatgagcaTACAACGCAAcgaaaactgaatctgtcaaaaacagaacagtctgtagcaatttgaacattgaccatacttatgtaactctaaaaattctgaaaaattaggatgacgtgggcaatttgtatatcaattatttataaaaaattaagagcaaaatcacgtttctgttaaTTTATAAAATTCCAGAACTGGGCGCATAAGTTTATGTTCTTTtaacagaatcaagtcaactatcacccaaaccatcctaaaagatttacttggcacaaacactaattaaaacataaaaagcaaAATGATAACATTagcataattgtgtgtttattaataaacagaaaagaaacaaaaatttaaaggataactattgggttgcatcccaacaagcgttatctttatagccattaagatatgcttgagatttcaatgatgctcacatgaaagatagtaattgaaacacgaagagagcatcatgtagcatgtgaaaaacaagtttaattCTAAaaaacttcctatgcataggcattttataagcaaacaaattatcaaaagaAGAAATATCTAACATATGCATG
Coding sequences within:
- the LOC123080164 gene encoding mediator of RNA polymerase II transcription subunit 10b, which produces MDSTAPNSSSAAAAAAAAASGNGVQGVAGGDRPEDPSKQNLAQVTGSIQKTLGLLHQLNLNVSSFSSASQLPLLQRLNALVAELDTMQKLADGCNIQVPMEVVNLIDDGKNPDEFTRDVLNSCIAKNQITKGKTDAFKSLRKHLLEELEEAFPDDAEAYRQIRATSAAGSKRLAQSQSALPNGDAKVKPEH